One Negativicutes bacterium genomic region harbors:
- a CDS encoding MFS transporter, whose amino-acid sequence MNFPKPLTFWQLLRNKNTDGPDAQFQRNQQINVAQGILSIMAINLVNPFLNIFAIKNGATDYQVALLASAPALVSVLSMIPGARYIDKHAKKHKVTLLTMLFHRCFYLFLACIPFFRPNLRASLLVATIALMNLPGSISTISWQSYIARVIPPALRPQSIATRNKMQNLVGTCFTLLAGRFLDIASYPIGYQLAFFTSFLLAMVEIWVFSRMDEPDLPGDEAIEQRAQTVPAKTSPVQSLKKILREIWQEKRFLRFCAASLCFNFAMMIPWSLFSLYQVRILGANNTWVSLLSLINTGGSLLGYGFWTRYSQKNGNLATLFSSGIWIFVVPLAYAFSKSLYFVACINLITGMVFSGVNLSLFNATLEAAPEKNRTSFLAYHQTVINIMAVFAPIVGVGLRDLFGFQIAFLICALLRIGGASSFKVLQRYEKKHAAEEIV is encoded by the coding sequence TTGAATTTTCCCAAGCCCCTGACCTTTTGGCAACTTTTACGCAACAAAAATACCGATGGACCGGACGCACAATTCCAACGCAATCAGCAAATCAATGTTGCGCAGGGAATCCTGTCCATCATGGCGATCAATCTGGTCAATCCGTTTTTAAACATTTTTGCCATAAAAAACGGTGCTACCGATTATCAAGTCGCCCTGCTGGCTTCCGCTCCGGCTCTGGTCAGTGTTTTATCGATGATCCCCGGCGCACGATATATCGACAAACACGCCAAAAAGCACAAAGTCACGCTGCTTACCATGCTTTTTCATCGCTGCTTTTATCTGTTTTTGGCCTGCATTCCCTTCTTTCGCCCCAACCTGCGCGCCTCTTTGCTGGTAGCGACCATCGCTCTCATGAATCTGCCGGGCTCGATCAGCACGATATCCTGGCAGTCTTATATCGCGCGGGTCATACCGCCGGCTTTACGTCCGCAATCGATTGCCACCAGGAATAAAATGCAGAATTTGGTCGGCACATGTTTTACCCTCTTGGCCGGCCGCTTCCTTGATATTGCTTCCTATCCTATTGGCTATCAGCTGGCTTTCTTCACTTCTTTTTTACTCGCTATGGTTGAAATCTGGGTCTTCTCGCGCATGGATGAACCGGACCTGCCGGGTGATGAGGCGATTGAACAACGAGCGCAGACTGTTCCGGCCAAAACAAGTCCTGTGCAAAGCCTGAAAAAAATCCTGCGGGAGATTTGGCAGGAGAAGCGTTTTTTGCGTTTCTGTGCCGCTTCTCTTTGCTTCAATTTTGCCATGATGATCCCCTGGTCTTTGTTCTCGCTCTATCAGGTGCGGATCTTGGGCGCCAATAACACCTGGGTCAGTTTATTAAGCTTAATCAATACCGGAGGTTCCTTGCTCGGCTACGGCTTCTGGACAAGATACAGCCAAAAGAATGGCAATCTGGCCACGCTCTTCTCTTCCGGCATTTGGATTTTCGTCGTCCCTTTGGCCTACGCTTTTTCGAAAAGCCTGTATTTTGTTGCCTGCATCAATCTGATTACCGGCATGGTCTTTTCGGGTGTCAATCTGTCTCTGTTCAATGCGACTCTTGAGGCGGCGCCGGAAAAAAACCGCACCAGTTTTCTTGCTTATCATCAAACGGTTATCAACATCATGGCTGTATTTGCTCCCATTGTCGGCGTTGGCTTAAGAGACCTTTTCGGCTTTCAAATTGCTTTCCTGATCTGTGCTCTGCTGCGTATCGGCGGTGCTTCCAGCTTTAAAGTCTTGCAGCGTTATGAGAAAAAACATGCCGCAGAAGAAATTGTCTGA
- a CDS encoding C-GCAxxG-C-C family protein: MSKTGDRAVELYLEKGFSCSESVYIALAEADDLTAEQIDAGNHMAGAFSGGMSVGSVCGALTGGMLTLGRWFGRNLNEARKDEMKEYSKALYEAFTDKFGSESCRKLKPESNAKKQCAEYVRFTAEKVEELLDKGLADDDDCG, from the coding sequence ATGTCCAAAACAGGCGATCGAGCGGTTGAACTTTATCTGGAAAAAGGGTTCAGCTGTTCAGAATCCGTTTATATCGCTTTAGCAGAAGCCGATGATTTGACCGCAGAACAAATCGACGCAGGAAATCACATGGCCGGCGCCTTTTCCGGCGGGATGAGCGTAGGATCTGTCTGCGGCGCCTTGACAGGCGGCATGCTGACGCTGGGCCGCTGGTTTGGCCGCAACTTAAATGAAGCACGCAAGGACGAAATGAAAGAATACAGCAAAGCCTTGTATGAAGCCTTCACAGACAAATTCGGATCGGAAAGCTGTAGGAAACTCAAACCGGAAAGCAATGCTAAAAAGCAATGCGCCGAATATGTGCGTTTCACAGCCGAAAAAGTAGAAGAACTGCTGGACAAAGGCCTTGCTGATGATGATGACTGCGGTTGA
- a CDS encoding ribose-phosphate diphosphokinase: protein MDAGRIIKLFAGTASRRLGERIVDHLKTELPETAGHKHLEKYRLGDITVKKFSNDNTFVKLEETVREADTFIIQSSGVPVNDRLMELLLTIDAMRRSSAGRITAILPYFPYSRSDKIDQPRIPLTARLVADLIEAAGADHIVVMDLHADQIQGYFNIPVDHLKATSILASYVRENILKGLSKKELADWTVISPDAGSAKRAQSFASKLNLPLAVVLKERQGNEDVSEIIHVIGDIAGKNAIIFDDEIDTAGSMMNAINALCENFGVKHVIAVATHGIFSGAALRRIEENKYLQEVVVTDTLEVPEKGETVTKCYLSGGKMVEDRITVTKIRVCSVSELFAATIRSIHLGESVTHLYQRWEINDPADNNKTI, encoded by the coding sequence ATGGACGCAGGAAGAATCATAAAACTATTCGCCGGCACGGCAAGCCGTCGTTTGGGAGAACGAATCGTCGATCATTTAAAAACAGAATTACCGGAAACAGCAGGTCACAAGCATTTGGAGAAATATCGCCTCGGTGATATTACGGTGAAAAAGTTTTCCAATGATAATACTTTTGTAAAATTGGAAGAAACGGTACGGGAAGCCGACACCTTTATCATCCAATCTTCCGGAGTGCCGGTGAATGACCGATTGATGGAATTATTGCTGACAATTGATGCCATGCGCCGCAGTTCAGCCGGACGTATCACTGCGATTCTGCCATATTTTCCCTACTCACGCTCTGATAAGATTGATCAGCCCCGTATTCCGCTGACTGCCAGACTGGTGGCAGATTTGATTGAAGCGGCTGGTGCGGATCACATTGTTGTCATGGATCTGCATGCCGATCAAATTCAGGGTTATTTCAATATTCCGGTCGATCACCTGAAGGCGACCAGCATTCTGGCTTCTTATGTCAGAGAAAATATCCTCAAAGGCTTGAGCAAGAAAGAATTGGCCGATTGGACCGTGATCTCGCCGGATGCCGGCTCTGCCAAGCGTGCTCAGAGTTTTGCCTCCAAATTAAACCTGCCCCTGGCGGTTGTGCTCAAAGAACGTCAGGGCAATGAAGATGTTTCTGAAATTATACATGTGATCGGTGATATCGCCGGCAAAAATGCGATTATCTTTGACGATGAAATTGATACGGCCGGTTCCATGATGAATGCGATTAATGCCCTATGTGAAAATTTTGGCGTGAAACACGTGATCGCTGTCGCAACGCACGGGATTTTCTCCGGCGCCGCCCTGCGCCGGATTGAAGAAAATAAGTATTTACAGGAAGTTGTGGTCACCGACACCCTGGAGGTCCCGGAAAAAGGCGAGACTGTGACCAAGTGCTATTTGTCCGGGGGGAAGATGGTGGAAGATCGGATTACCGTGACGAAAATTCGGGTTTGCTCCGTCTCGGAATTGTTTGCCGCCACGATCCGCTCCATTCATTTGGGGGAGAGCGTGACCCATCTGTATCAGCGTTGGGAAATTAATGATCCTGCCGATAATAACAAAACCATCTAG
- a CDS encoding 5-oxoprolinase subunit PxpA → MKRMIDLNSDMGESFGAYRYGADQDIVEFISSANIACGWHAGDALVMDQSAKLCRTHQVALGAHPGFPDLLGFGRRNLTCSAAEIRAYLIYQIGALQAFAHSQGIELSHVKPHGNLYNMAGQDLKMALAIAEGVKAVNPKLILVGLAGSQLCRAGYQTGLQVAEEVFADRGYRADGSLVPRGEPGAMIETLEEAVSRIVHLVETGEMIANDGSILKIEAHTVCLHGDTPGAAAYAKAIRQMLTEKGITIAPMAEVIRQ, encoded by the coding sequence ATGAAGAGGATGATTGACTTAAACAGCGATATGGGCGAATCTTTTGGCGCTTATCGCTATGGCGCTGATCAGGACATTGTGGAATTTATTTCTTCTGCCAATATCGCCTGCGGCTGGCATGCCGGAGATGCGCTCGTCATGGACCAAAGCGCCAAGTTATGCCGTACGCATCAGGTTGCGCTGGGAGCACATCCCGGTTTTCCCGATCTGCTCGGCTTCGGCCGACGCAATTTGACTTGCTCTGCGGCTGAAATCCGTGCTTATCTGATTTATCAGATCGGCGCGCTGCAGGCGTTTGCTCACAGTCAGGGGATTGAGTTGTCGCACGTCAAACCCCATGGCAATTTGTATAATATGGCCGGTCAGGACCTGAAGATGGCGCTGGCCATCGCAGAAGGGGTTAAAGCGGTGAATCCAAAGCTGATTCTGGTCGGACTGGCCGGTTCTCAGCTTTGCCGGGCAGGCTATCAAACAGGATTGCAGGTGGCCGAAGAGGTCTTTGCCGACCGGGGGTATCGCGCGGATGGCAGCCTTGTGCCCCGCGGCGAACCGGGTGCTATGATCGAAACTCTGGAGGAAGCGGTCAGTCGGATTGTTCACCTGGTGGAAACCGGTGAAATGATTGCCAATGACGGCAGTATCCTCAAGATTGAGGCGCATACAGTCTGTCTGCATGGTGACACACCCGGAGCGGCGGCGTATGCCAAAGCTATCCGTCAAATGCTGACCGAAAAAGGAATTACGATCGCTCCCATGGCAGAGGTGATTCGGCAATGA
- the pxpB gene encoding 5-oxoprolinase subunit PxpB yields the protein MSNPRFLRQGESGMVVEFGDRIDPALVAQVRSLENALQRENIAAVRETIPTYRSLLIVYDPLQLHFDDLKREVERLLQQVSPETAAAEVVEIPVCYGGHFGPDLHDVAEHAGVTEEKVIELHSSVDYLIYMLGFTPGFPYLGGLPQEIACPRLPSPRTAVPAGSVGIAETQTGVYPLETPGGWRLIGRTPLRLFDPRLEQPVLLKAGDYLHFAPISLAEYERIQQQVSLNSYQVNRRRKEGGEDR from the coding sequence ATGAGCAATCCCCGTTTCTTAAGACAGGGTGAAAGCGGTATGGTGGTGGAGTTTGGCGATCGCATCGATCCCGCTTTGGTAGCGCAGGTGCGCAGTCTGGAAAACGCCTTGCAGCGGGAAAACATTGCAGCCGTTCGGGAAACGATTCCCACCTATCGCTCCCTCTTGATCGTTTACGATCCTTTGCAGCTGCACTTTGACGATTTAAAGCGGGAAGTGGAGCGTTTGCTGCAGCAGGTCTCGCCGGAGACTGCGGCAGCGGAGGTCGTGGAAATCCCTGTTTGTTACGGCGGTCACTTCGGACCCGATCTGCACGATGTTGCAGAACATGCCGGCGTAACGGAAGAAAAGGTCATCGAACTGCACAGCTCGGTCGATTACTTGATTTATATGCTGGGATTCACGCCGGGTTTTCCTTATCTGGGCGGTTTGCCGCAAGAAATTGCCTGCCCGCGCTTGCCTTCCCCCCGGACGGCGGTGCCGGCCGGTTCCGTAGGTATCGCCGAAACGCAGACAGGCGTCTATCCCCTGGAAACACCCGGTGGCTGGCGGCTGATTGGACGAACACCGCTGCGACTCTTTGATCCCCGGCTGGAACAGCCTGTTTTGCTCAAAGCCGGTGACTATCTGCATTTTGCGCCGATCAGTTTAGCCGAGTATGAGAGAATCCAGCAGCAGGTTTCGCTGAATTCTTATCAGGTAAACCGCCGCCGGAAAGAGGGAGGCGAAGACCGATGA
- a CDS encoding biotin-dependent carboxyltransferase family protein, which translates to MSLQLLVGQPGLLTTVQDLGRYGYGSIGLPAAGVMDDYAASVANFMLGNEAGVAVLEITLLGPTLTAIGSGLAALMGGDLGAKLNGIALPVCGSFWLNEGDVLSFRGGAGSRTYLALAGGIDTAPVLHSRSTFLRGKLGGFQGRALLRGDLIAAGAAAGLPAWYGRLPERFWPQNQGERQLIRALPGPQADFFDTAEKLSFFRQTWQVSKDSDRMGYRLEGEALHHLDKKEIVSDGVMKGAIQVPGHGQPIVLLADAQTTGGYPKIATVIGPDLGKFAYLSAGHRLRFQEVSYEAALQARRDRNAQYAAIKTWLAAQTMPGSHLYKISVKGEVFTVRVDEKLE; encoded by the coding sequence ATGAGTCTACAATTACTGGTGGGACAACCCGGTTTGCTGACGACCGTGCAGGATCTGGGGCGCTATGGCTATGGTTCCATTGGTCTGCCTGCCGCCGGAGTGATGGATGATTATGCTGCTTCCGTGGCAAATTTCATGCTGGGCAACGAGGCCGGGGTGGCTGTACTGGAAATCACATTGCTGGGACCGACGCTGACCGCAATCGGCAGCGGCCTGGCCGCTTTGATGGGCGGCGATCTGGGAGCGAAACTGAATGGCATCGCCTTACCTGTTTGCGGCAGCTTTTGGCTAAACGAGGGTGATGTTTTGAGTTTCCGCGGCGGCGCGGGAAGCCGTACTTATCTGGCTTTGGCAGGCGGAATTGATACAGCGCCCGTTCTGCACAGCCGCAGTACTTTTCTGCGCGGTAAACTGGGTGGTTTTCAGGGCAGAGCCCTGCTGCGCGGTGACCTGATTGCGGCTGGGGCAGCAGCAGGGCTGCCAGCCTGGTACGGCCGGCTGCCGGAACGGTTTTGGCCGCAGAATCAAGGAGAACGTCAGCTGATTCGGGCTTTACCGGGGCCGCAAGCGGATTTTTTTGACACCGCTGAAAAATTGAGTTTCTTCAGGCAAACCTGGCAGGTGAGCAAAGATTCCGACCGCATGGGTTACCGCCTGGAAGGAGAAGCGTTGCATCATTTGGACAAAAAAGAGATCGTTTCTGATGGCGTTATGAAAGGCGCGATTCAAGTGCCGGGACATGGCCAACCCATTGTCTTGCTGGCGGATGCCCAGACGACGGGTGGTTATCCCAAAATCGCCACGGTAATCGGACCTGATCTGGGTAAATTCGCCTATTTGTCCGCGGGTCATCGGCTGCGCTTTCAGGAAGTCAGTTATGAAGCGGCGCTGCAGGCCCGGCGCGACCGGAATGCGCAGTATGCAGCCATCAAAACATGGTTGGCAGCGCAAACGATGCCCGGCAGCCACCTCTACAAAATTTCGGTCAAAGGGGAAGTCTTTACCGTGCGGGTGGATGAGAAATTAGAGTAG
- a CDS encoding BMP family ABC transporter substrate-binding protein: MFAGCTPKKETFEIALVTDIGTIDDKSFNQGAWEGVVQYATENKKTYKYYQPKSDAKDDLLASIGLAVDGGAKIVVCPGFNFEVAIYEAQTKYPKVNFVLLDGEPHTADYKTFKTEANVKCIKYAEQEAGFLAGYAVVKDGMTKLGFMGGVSVPAVIRFGYGFIQGADYAAKEMKLAPGAVEVNYNYTGKFEATPEAQTMAAGWFTNGTQVIFGCGGALGDSVMAAAATAKGKVIGVDVDQSSESPTVITSAMKNLTKSVYDSLKEYYAGKFAGGATLIVDVKSQGVGLPMATSKFTTFTQADYDAIYAKLVAGEIKILTDTDQDAVEKLATANVVVNVIK, encoded by the coding sequence ATGTTTGCAGGCTGCACACCGAAAAAAGAAACTTTTGAAATTGCTTTGGTCACCGATATCGGTACGATTGATGACAAATCCTTTAACCAGGGCGCCTGGGAAGGCGTCGTTCAATATGCAACCGAAAATAAGAAAACGTATAAGTATTATCAGCCGAAAAGCGACGCGAAAGACGATTTACTCGCTTCCATCGGCCTTGCCGTTGACGGCGGAGCGAAAATTGTGGTTTGCCCCGGTTTCAATTTTGAAGTAGCTATTTATGAAGCCCAGACCAAGTATCCCAAAGTAAACTTTGTTCTTCTGGATGGTGAACCTCATACAGCTGATTATAAAACCTTTAAGACAGAAGCCAATGTCAAATGCATTAAGTACGCGGAACAGGAAGCCGGATTTCTCGCCGGATATGCCGTTGTCAAAGATGGCATGACCAAATTAGGCTTTATGGGCGGTGTGTCCGTACCCGCCGTGATCCGTTTTGGTTACGGTTTCATTCAGGGCGCTGATTATGCCGCCAAAGAAATGAAACTTGCCCCCGGCGCGGTTGAAGTGAATTACAATTACACCGGTAAATTCGAAGCGACGCCTGAAGCACAGACCATGGCTGCCGGTTGGTTTACGAACGGCACGCAGGTTATCTTTGGCTGCGGCGGCGCTCTGGGTGATTCTGTGATGGCTGCTGCCGCGACGGCGAAAGGCAAAGTAATCGGTGTTGACGTGGATCAATCCAGCGAATCGCCAACCGTGATTACTTCCGCCATGAAAAATCTGACCAAATCCGTTTATGACTCTCTGAAAGAATATTATGCCGGGAAATTTGCCGGCGGTGCCACTTTAATTGTTGATGTGAAGTCTCAAGGTGTCGGACTGCCGATGGCAACTTCCAAATTCACCACCTTTACACAAGCGGATTACGATGCGATTTATGCCAAATTGGTTGCCGGCGAGATTAAAATTCTCACCGATACCGATCAGGATGCCGTCGAAAAACTTGCTACTGCCAATGTCGTTGTCAATGTGATCAAATAA
- a CDS encoding ABC transporter ATP-binding protein, with translation MENVIEMLNITKKFPGIIANDNVTFLVRKGEIHALLGENGAGKSTLMSVLFGLYQPEKGSIRINGQEAKIRNPNDANRYHIGMVHQHFKLVQNFTVLENIILGVESTRRGFLEMNEARDKVIKLSEKYKLKIDPDALVSDITVGMQQRVEILKMLYRENEILIFDEPTAVLTPQEIIELIKIMKDLVHEGKSIVFITHKLNEIKEAADRCSVLRKGKYIGTVDVRTTSKEQMSEMMVGRQVNFAVDKKAAIRGEQILKVEHLSVKTGHHGQSDVDDISFAANRGEIVCIAGIDGNGQSELVYALTGLLPAVSGRIEFMGRDITHLSIRDRTRLGMAHIPEDRHKYGLVLDYSLEENLVLQRYFERPFSVHGFLQFDAIEQFAQQLIERFDIRSGQGSKTSARSMSGGNQQKAILAREIERDPELLIAVQPTRGLDVGAIEYIHGQIIAQRDQGKAILLISLELDEVMDVSDRILVMHNGRIVADMLPEEVTMQELGLYMSGAKVGAGYER, from the coding sequence ATGGAAAATGTCATTGAGATGCTCAATATCACAAAAAAGTTCCCCGGAATAATCGCCAATGACAATGTGACCTTTCTGGTCAGAAAAGGTGAAATCCACGCGCTGCTTGGTGAGAACGGTGCAGGGAAGTCCACTCTGATGAGTGTGCTTTTCGGCTTATATCAACCCGAGAAGGGTAGCATCCGCATCAACGGACAGGAAGCGAAAATTCGCAATCCCAATGATGCGAACCGTTATCACATCGGTATGGTGCATCAGCATTTTAAGCTGGTGCAGAATTTTACTGTACTGGAGAATATTATCCTGGGTGTGGAATCGACTCGCCGGGGATTTTTAGAAATGAATGAAGCCAGGGACAAAGTGATCAAACTCAGTGAAAAATATAAGTTGAAGATTGATCCGGATGCCCTTGTATCCGATATTACCGTTGGCATGCAGCAGAGAGTGGAAATTCTCAAGATGCTCTACAGAGAAAACGAAATTTTGATTTTCGATGAACCGACGGCTGTCCTAACCCCACAGGAAATCATTGAATTAATCAAGATTATGAAGGATCTCGTGCATGAAGGGAAATCGATTGTCTTTATTACACATAAACTCAATGAGATCAAAGAAGCGGCCGACCGCTGTAGTGTGCTGCGCAAAGGCAAGTACATCGGCACGGTCGATGTGCGGACTACCAGCAAAGAACAAATGTCCGAAATGATGGTGGGGCGCCAGGTCAATTTTGCAGTCGATAAAAAAGCGGCTATCAGGGGCGAGCAAATCCTGAAAGTGGAGCATTTATCCGTGAAAACCGGCCATCACGGTCAGTCTGATGTGGATGATATTTCTTTTGCTGCCAATCGGGGTGAAATTGTCTGTATCGCCGGGATAGACGGCAACGGACAGAGTGAACTGGTTTACGCTTTAACCGGTTTGCTGCCGGCCGTCAGCGGCAGGATCGAATTTATGGGTCGGGATATCACACACCTTTCCATCCGGGACCGCACGCGGTTAGGCATGGCTCACATCCCGGAAGACAGACATAAATATGGATTGGTACTGGATTATTCTCTGGAGGAAAATTTAGTACTGCAAAGGTATTTTGAACGGCCGTTTTCCGTGCATGGCTTTCTGCAATTTGATGCCATCGAGCAATTTGCCCAGCAATTGATCGAACGATTTGATATTCGCAGCGGTCAGGGAAGCAAGACATCCGCCAGAAGTATGTCGGGTGGGAATCAGCAAAAAGCAATATTGGCCCGGGAAATCGAACGCGATCCGGAACTCCTGATCGCCGTGCAGCCGACACGCGGCTTGGATGTGGGAGCGATTGAGTATATTCACGGCCAGATCATTGCCCAGCGTGACCAGGGCAAAGCCATTTTATTGATTTCCCTGGAATTGGATGAAGTGATGGATGTCAGTGATCGGATTCTGGTCATGCACAACGGGCGGATTGTAGCGGATATGCTGCCGGAAGAGGTAACGATGCAGGAACTTGGACTTTACATGTCCGGCGCGAAGGTGGGGGCGGGTTATGAAAGGTAG